A stretch of Lysinibacillus agricola DNA encodes these proteins:
- a CDS encoding YjcZ family sporulation protein — protein sequence MSEYYGSGSGSAFALIVVLFILLIIVGATFMQNRAY from the coding sequence ATGTCTGAGTACTATGGTAGTGGATCTGGTTCAGCATTTGCTCTAATTGTTGTTCTATTCATTCTTCTGATTATTGTCGGCGCTACTTTCATGCAAAATAGAGCGTATTAA